From a region of the Candidatus Rhabdochlamydia porcellionis genome:
- a CDS encoding IS630 transposase-related protein translates to MAYSYDLRKKALDYIEKGNSKEEASQIFGVTARSIFNWIKRKEQRRLAPNKTRKRRPNKIEGEKLKAYLQENPDSYLKEIAECFGVTITAVFYACKRLKITLKKRRPSIKKEMMRKESRGNC, encoded by the coding sequence ATGGCATATTCCTATGATTTAAGAAAAAAAGCATTAGACTATATAGAGAAAGGCAATTCAAAAGAAGAAGCAAGTCAGATCTTTGGAGTGACGGCGCGTAGCATATTTAATTGGATCAAGAGAAAAGAACAAAGGCGCTTAGCTCCTAATAAAACAAGAAAAAGACGTCCTAATAAAATTGAAGGAGAAAAGCTAAAAGCGTATCTTCAAGAGAATCCGGATAGCTACTTAAAAGAAATAGCCGAATGCTTTGGAGTAACGATAACTGCGGTCTTTTATGCATGTAAAAGACTAAAGATTACTTTAAAAAAAAGACGCCCTTCTATCAAGAAAGAGATGATGAGAAAAGAGAGTAGAGGAAATTGCTGA
- a CDS encoding transposase-like zinc-binding domain-containing protein — translation MKISCSNCYSHAVRKNGSIHTGKQKYLCVS, via the coding sequence ATGAAGATCTCTTGCTCTAACTGCTATTCACATGCCGTAAGAAAAAATGGTTCTATCCACACAGGAAAACAAAAATATCTATGTGTTTCTTAG
- the ispH gene encoding 4-hydroxy-3-methylbut-2-enyl diphosphate reductase: protein MKLLLSKPRGFCAGVVRAIETVEKALKMWGAPIYVKHEIVHNEHVIKSLEKQGAVFIEDLELVPCGSYLIYSAHGVAPEVRAQAKKRNLIEIDATCGLVTKVHSAVKRYAQKGYQIILIGHRDHVETIGTSGEAPEVTTVVESLADVEALYFSHEPLFYTTQTTLSLDDVKEVTQALITKYPHIETLPSSSICYATTNRQMALRSIVDCSDLILVVGDPRSSNSNRLCEVAHLRNVPSYLINTEHEINPKWLQGVKVLGLTAGASTPEDVVQRCIKKLQDYGVQEIEDVIYTIEDVYFHLPRQLVIN from the coding sequence ATGAAATTATTACTTTCTAAACCTCGAGGATTTTGTGCAGGGGTTGTACGAGCCATTGAAACGGTAGAAAAGGCACTGAAAATGTGGGGAGCTCCTATTTATGTAAAACATGAGATTGTTCACAATGAGCATGTGATTAAGAGTCTTGAAAAACAAGGAGCTGTGTTTATTGAGGATTTAGAACTAGTGCCTTGTGGTTCTTATTTGATCTATTCTGCGCATGGAGTTGCTCCTGAAGTGCGCGCTCAGGCTAAAAAAAGGAATCTAATAGAAATCGACGCTACATGTGGTTTGGTTACAAAAGTGCACTCAGCTGTAAAAAGATATGCGCAAAAAGGCTATCAGATTATCTTAATTGGTCACCGCGATCACGTGGAGACTATAGGCACTTCAGGAGAAGCTCCTGAAGTGACAACTGTTGTCGAATCTCTAGCAGATGTAGAGGCTTTATATTTTTCCCATGAACCTTTATTTTATACCACACAAACCACATTGAGCTTAGATGATGTGAAAGAGGTGACACAGGCACTAATTACTAAATACCCTCATATTGAAACACTCCCTAGCTCTTCTATTTGTTACGCTACAACTAATCGTCAGATGGCCTTGCGTAGTATTGTGGATTGCTCAGACCTTATTCTAGTAGTAGGAGATCCTAGAAGTTCTAATTCCAATAGATTATGTGAAGTAGCCCATTTACGCAATGTGCCCTCTTATCTAATCAATACAGAACATGAAATCAATCCCAAGTGGCTACAAGGAGTTAAGGTACTGGGTCTGACAGCTGGTGCATCTACTCCTGAAGATGTTGTGCAAAGATGTATAAAGAAATTACAAGACTATGGAGTCCAAGAGATCGAAGATGTTATCTATACAATAGAGGATGTGTATTTTCATTTGCCTCGACAGCTTGTAATTAATTAA
- a CDS encoding dicarboxylate/amino acid:cation symporter, which produces MQDKKSLLFLLGAIFLGVITGLFGQELPLKGAEITAALFMNFLKLLSIPIIFLSIISTLSGMKSQLEISSLGKRVLTYTLLTTVIAATVGLVLFLIIQPNAKINITDTAQITKAPTDTYLSFLWKIVPSNIVQVFLENNVIGTAFIGFIMGVAATYLPEDSRISVHQVFSSLFKLILKITEGIAYLIPLGTWAFTALMFKGFNHTNSFKHLGLYLLTIVSANLVQGFIILPLLLKCKGISPVKLAKASLAALSLAFFSKSSNATLPVTLKCAEKEAGIHPKVAHFSLPLCTIINMNGCAAFILITVLFCSTIHGHTFGLLDLGIWVVLSTFAAIGNAGIPMGCFFLTSMFLIGMDVPLSTMGLILPFYAFIDMIETSLNVWSDLSVTAIVDKECTHLETLSVKE; this is translated from the coding sequence ATGCAAGACAAAAAATCTTTACTATTTTTATTGGGAGCCATTTTTCTGGGGGTTATTACAGGCCTATTTGGGCAAGAATTGCCTTTAAAAGGAGCAGAAATCACAGCTGCTCTATTTATGAATTTTTTGAAGTTATTGAGTATTCCCATTATTTTTCTATCGATTATCTCTACTCTTTCTGGGATGAAAAGTCAGCTGGAAATAAGCAGTCTTGGTAAAAGAGTACTTACATATACGCTGCTTACAACAGTTATAGCAGCAACTGTTGGTCTTGTACTCTTTCTTATCATACAACCTAATGCTAAAATAAACATAACAGATACGGCTCAGATCACTAAAGCACCTACAGACACTTACCTGTCTTTTTTATGGAAAATTGTACCTAGTAACATTGTACAGGTTTTTCTAGAGAACAATGTAATAGGCACTGCTTTTATTGGATTTATTATGGGTGTTGCTGCTACGTATCTACCCGAAGATAGCCGAATTTCTGTGCATCAAGTTTTCTCTTCGCTTTTTAAACTCATTCTAAAGATTACCGAAGGAATTGCTTATCTTATTCCTTTAGGAACATGGGCCTTTACAGCCCTCATGTTTAAAGGTTTTAATCATACCAATAGTTTTAAACATTTAGGGTTATATTTATTAACCATTGTTAGCGCTAATCTCGTGCAAGGATTTATCATTTTGCCTCTATTGTTAAAATGCAAAGGAATATCCCCTGTAAAGTTGGCAAAAGCCTCTCTTGCAGCTCTAAGTCTTGCTTTTTTTTCTAAGTCCTCTAATGCAACTTTGCCAGTTACTTTAAAGTGCGCGGAAAAAGAGGCTGGAATCCATCCTAAAGTAGCACATTTCTCTCTTCCTTTATGTACGATTATTAATATGAATGGATGCGCTGCTTTTATCTTAATCACGGTACTTTTCTGCTCGACTATTCACGGACATACTTTTGGTTTATTGGATTTAGGGATATGGGTCGTATTGTCAACGTTTGCGGCAATTGGAAATGCAGGAATTCCTATGGGATGCTTCTTTCTAACAAGTATGTTTTTAATAGGAATGGATGTTCCTCTTAGCACAATGGGCCTTATTTTACCTTTTTATGCCTTTATAGATATGATAGAGACCAGTTTGAATGTATGGTCTGATTTAAGCGTAACAGCAATTGTAGATAAAGAATGCACTCATTTAGAAACTTTATCTGTAAAAGAATAA